GACGCCGTAGCGCGCCACCGCATCCTCGTCGAAACGAAAGGCCAGGCCGGGCTCTGTCGGCAGCAGCAGCTGGCCGCCGCGGGCGACCAACTGCCGGTCCAGCAGGCGGCGCAGGTTGACGATATGGTCGTCCGGCATGAACTCCATCCAGTTGGCGTTCGGGCACGACGCCACCAGGTGCACATGGATGTCATGCCAGGCATGCGGGGCTACCGGTACGCCGTAGCTGGCCGCCGTGGCCGCGATGCGCCGCCATTCCGTGATGCCGCCGCACACCGTGGCGTCCGTTTGCAGGATGGTCGCGGCACCGCGCTCCAGCAGGTCCTTGAAGCGCCAGCGGCCGGCTTCGATTTCACCGGTCGCCACGGGAACGCGGGTGGCGCGCGCCAGGCGGGCATGATTGTCGATATCGTCGGGAGAGAACGGTTCCTCGATCCAATAGGGACGGTGCGGTTCGATGCGCTCCATGTATTGCAAGGCGGTGGGCAGGTCGGGCCAGGCGTTGTTGGCGTCCAGCATCAGGTGCACGTCCGGGCCGATCGCCTCGCGTACCTTGCCCACTCGCGCGGCTTCCTGTCCGGGCGGCAGCTTGCCCACCTTGATCTTGACCGCCGCGTAGCCCTCGTCGACGAAGGCGCGCATTTCGGCGGCCAGGTCGTCGTCCGTCTTGCCGGGCCAGTAGTAGCCGCCGCTGGCGTAGGCCGGCACCTTGTCCGTGACCACCGCGCCCAGCAGCTTGTACAAGGGCTTGCCCACGCTGCGCGCGTTCAGGTCCCACAGCGCCACATCCAGCGCGGACAAGGCGCGCAGCACGGCGCCGGCGCGTCCCTGCAGCAGGGCCTCCTGGTACATCTCGCGCCACAGCCCTTCGACGCGCCAGCTGTCGTGGCCCAGCAGCAGAGGGCCCAGGAGGTCCGTCACGGCCACCTGCAGCAGGCGGCCGGACGTGTTGACCGCGTAGCAATAGCCGATGCCTTCGACGCCGTCCGTGTCGCGGACACGCACCAGGCAGTATTCGCGCGCGTTGACGGTGCGCGTGGAAAACTGCACCGGGTTGTCCAGGGGGACCCTGGCGATGCAGGCCGATACCGATTCGATAGCTGCCATGGTTACTCCGCTTTGATGCCGGTTTTCTTGAAGACGTCCGCCCACTTCGCATATTCGCTTTGCATCAGCGCGGCGAATTCGGCGGGCGTATCGCCGACGGGAACGGCCCCTTGCTGGGCCAGCCACTGCTGGGTTTCGGGCTTGCGCACGATCGCCACGATCTCTTTGTTCAGCCTGTCGACGATGGGCTGGGGCGTGCCGCCGGGCGCGATGACGCCGAACCACACATCCGAGTCGTAGCCCGGCACGGTTTCGGCCACCGTGGGGACGTCGGGCAACACCGCGGCGCGCTGCGCCGAGCTGACCGCCAGGGCCTTCAGGCGCTTGTCTTTCAGGAAGGGCAGGGACTGGACGGTGGTCAGGAACATCAGCGATACCTGGCCCGCCAGCAGATCGTTCATGGCCGGCGCGCCTCCGCGATAGGCGACGTGGGTCATCTTGATGCCGGCCATCTGGTTCATCAGCTCGTGCGACAGGTGCTGCGTCGAGCCGTTGCCGGGCGAGCCGAAGTTGATGCTGCCCGGCTTGGCCTTGGCCAGCGCGATCAGCTCCGCGACGTTGTTGGCCGGCAGGTGGGGATTGGCCAGCAGCACGAAGGGCGAGGTCGCCACCACGCAGACCGGCGTGAAGTCCTTCAGGACGTTATAGGGCAGGTCCTTGTAAAGCAGGCCGTTGGTGATGTGCGACGAGATCGTCAGCATGAGGGTGTAGCCGTCGGGGGCCGAGCGCGCCAGTTCCGTGGTGCCGATCACCCCATTGGCGCCGCCACGGTTTTCGACCACCACGGTCTGCCCCAACGATTTGCCCAACTGCTGGGCCAGGTAGCGCGCCAGCATATCGGTACCCCCGCCCGGGGGAAATCCGACGATCAGCTTGAGCTGCTTGT
Above is a genomic segment from Bordetella genomosp. 11 containing:
- a CDS encoding mandelate racemase/muconate lactonizing enzyme family protein; protein product: MAAIESVSACIARVPLDNPVQFSTRTVNAREYCLVRVRDTDGVEGIGYCYAVNTSGRLLQVAVTDLLGPLLLGHDSWRVEGLWREMYQEALLQGRAGAVLRALSALDVALWDLNARSVGKPLYKLLGAVVTDKVPAYASGGYYWPGKTDDDLAAEMRAFVDEGYAAVKIKVGKLPPGQEAARVGKVREAIGPDVHLMLDANNAWPDLPTALQYMERIEPHRPYWIEEPFSPDDIDNHARLARATRVPVATGEIEAGRWRFKDLLERGAATILQTDATVCGGITEWRRIAATAASYGVPVAPHAWHDIHVHLVASCPNANWMEFMPDDHIVNLRRLLDRQLVARGGQLLLPTEPGLAFRFDEDAVARYGVTYPGNSGPWATLTAHRGGKPA
- a CDS encoding Bug family tripartite tricarboxylate transporter substrate binding protein, which encodes MKARHWLAILGAVSALAFGTAPDSARAAYPDKQLKLIVGFPPGGGTDMLARYLAQQLGKSLGQTVVVENRGGANGVIGTTELARSAPDGYTLMLTISSHITNGLLYKDLPYNVLKDFTPVCVVATSPFVLLANPHLPANNVAELIALAKAKPGSINFGSPGNGSTQHLSHELMNQMAGIKMTHVAYRGGAPAMNDLLAGQVSLMFLTTVQSLPFLKDKRLKALAVSSAQRAAVLPDVPTVAETVPGYDSDVWFGVIAPGGTPQPIVDRLNKEIVAIVRKPETQQWLAQQGAVPVGDTPAEFAALMQSEYAKWADVFKKTGIKAE